CTTCTTGGGACGCCCTGACGGGGCGGCCAGGGCGAGCAGTGAATGGCGGCCGCACCTCCAGCCTCGGCCTCACACggagccctgcccctgcccgaATGGCTGGGGAGAGCTTTCGGGGTTCTGAGTGTGACCCAGATTGCCACATCTCCCTGCAGGCAGAAGAGCCAGTCACCAGTGGGTCCGCAAGCAAGCTTCCAATTAATTTGTCTTGGGTGACACGGGATTCGCCTTCTAGAAGGTTCAGAAAAGGACCCCTTCGGGCACACGTGCGTCGTTGCCTTCCCAAGCCCCCTTTCTGCCCTGCAGAGGTGCGGGAGCAGGCCCCGACGGCAGGGGCCTGGCAGAAGGAAGGAGAACTCCTTGCTTGCGGTGCTTGGGACCCTCCCCTGGCACCTCCACCTGGAAGCCCACCGACAGCACGCGTTCCTGGCACTCAGCAACACTttgcttgtgctctctctcccgGCTACACCCTGTTGGTGTTCCTGTCCAGAACAAAAGACCAGGCATTCTGGAACATTCTCAGGAAAGGGGCTAGCGTATGCTGGCTCACCTGGCTAATGTTTATGGATCACAAGATGATATCTTAACTAAAAGGCAGAAGGAGGAGACACTGCCAATGGCCACTAATTCCCAAGAGGGAGGCCCCGGCCTCTGGGAGGGACACAGCCCAGGTAAGGGGGGGTGTTTCCCCGCTGTTTGCAAGTATACACCTGTTTCATTTGTGGGTGCTTACCGCATTACTAACCCACTCGGCGACTCCTGTCCATGCCTTTCATTGTCTCCCATTCAAGCCGCTGTTGCTGGCCTGGGGTTTCTGTGGATTGTGTCTTTTGTTCAGGTGGCTTACCTcgtttgcttgtgtgtgtgtgcgtgtgtgtgcgtgtgtgcgcgtgtgcacggaAACGCCTtgcttctgtttatcttgttgaaTGAAGTCAAAGGGTGTGGGTGTGGTAGGCAGAATTTTCCACCCCACGGGAGCCCGGCTGCCGGAAGTCTCTGGTCTGTGGGTCTGAGGGGCGCCTGTGGCCCACACCGCTGGGGGACAGTGGTGAAGCCCGCTGTCCTCACCCCGGTCTGTGACcgccacggggcggggggggggccttgaTGGCGACACTGCCCCGCTGGTGTCAACGCAGACCTGAGCTCAGCCCCTGGCGCTGAAGCTCCCAGCCTCAGTTCCCCTCCGTATGAACCGGTCCCAGGCCCCCCGACTCCCGCTCTTCCGCAGCGTGGACGGAATGAGGCCGCCGCCGCGGCGGGGCGCGGTGGGTCCCCCGGAAAGAGGAACCCTGCGGGGCTCGGAGTGCTCCCCTGAGCACTGCTGCTGTTCCCTCGGGAGTAGAGCACAAGTCGGGCTCCCAGGAAGCTGCCTTTTGAGGtgccggggtgcgggggggggggagggaggcccccATACGGACAGCCTTCTGCCCCCCGGCCGCGTTTCCTCCCCGGGACGGAGCTTCAGCATCCGGAATCACTGCACTTGCCCCCGGCCCCGTGGGAGGTGTTCTCTGGTCGCCCTGCTGCAGGCCTGACGGCGTCACTGGGACTGACGGCGTCACTGGGACTGACGGCGTCACTGGGACTGACGGCGTCACTGGGACTGACGGCGTCACTGGACCCGACTCAGCTCTTAGCGAGCCCAGAGCCACACCGGGCGGGTGAGGATAGAAgacaggaggagagggagggagagacgggCTCCGTCCATTGGTGAGCGTCTTGGAGCAAGGCCCCTCGCCGTGGGCGTGCGAGGCCCCTCGCCCTGGGCGTGCCCCTCCTGCTGCGCCTCTCCAGGGCACGCGCGGGGCAGCAGACAGGAGCGCCCGGCCTCTGACTGCGCAGGGGCTGACGCTCTCCGGACCCAAAGgccgggtccacaccgggtccaCGCGGACACCCGTGTGTCCTTCCACGCCCTCAGCCTCACCCCGCAGGACGGGAAGTGTCCCGCGAGGCTTGTGTGACCACGGCCGAGCCAGGTAACGGCGggcgggccgcccccccccccccccccccccgccgcccctcgcGTCCCGGCGCGCGTCATGCTCCTCTTTCCACCCCAGCACCGAGCTGCGGCCCCGGGCTGCCGTGTCCTCCCCGGCTGGACCCCACCCCGCACCTGCCTCTGCACGCGAGAAACGTGCACGGCTGCACACGcacgtacatatatatgcacagacGGACACAGACGGGGGACTCTGCATGAGTGTGtgcataggcacacacacacggcacacaCGTGTGCCCCACACACCTTTCTCCGACTCACACACTGAGTCTTCTCAGCGAGTCCACCCCTAGAGCCGCGCGAAGCCTGCCAGCCTCCCCGGGAGCACTGGCCGAGAGGAAGCCGGGCACTGctgagggccatggttcaaagccagccgggggcaggaaagtcggtgagatgtATCTCCAATTCATTACcgaaatgccggaagtggagctgtgaccccaCGTGGTAGCACATTAGCCTTGACCACCACAACTCAAGGAcgtcgcccaggccctgagttcaagccccaggaccggcaagcgcgggcacacgcgcacacgcagacacacagagTCTGGAGTTGGCGTTTGGGGAGGCTGTGGGGCTGGGCGTTGGGGTGCCGGGCTCCGAGAGGCCACGCCACCGGGACGGGGGGAGGAGGAGTCGTCGGGTTCGCATCTTGACGTCGGCTGCGGGGACCGTGACAGAGAACAGTAGGGCCCCGGGAAAGCAGCCAGAGACGCGGGGCGAGTCCTTGGCACTGGCCTCGGCGAGCGGAGCCCGGCTTCGGAAGCGCCGGGCCTGGGCATGAAGGGCTCTTTCAGCCGCACGAGGGGTAGCAGCTTCAGATGAATCTCGAGAATGTGCTGGAGAATTCCTTCCCTCCTCTGATAACAGAGCCCATTGTTAGGAGGAAGGCTTCCTCCCGTCTCCACAGCCATCGTAGCCCCTTGTGCAGAGGCAGATGAATTCTTGACTCAAGGTTCACTTTCTGGGGGACCACGTGTTCTCAAGTTCTGCCCCCCTCTCCTCGTGTCTTCCGGCCCATGGAGACAGACGCACTCCGCAGCTCATGGCAGATAGCAGTGTCTCAAGTTGGCCTGCCCACACTGCCTTCGAACTGCGGTCCTCCGATCCCAGCCTCCGGAGCTCGCTAGGATGACGGGTGTCAGCCCATAGGGCCGGGGAGgtgttctgcttttctttctgatGCTTTTGAGGTGATTTTTAAGTTCTAACTCCCAGCACATTGGGGAGTGGGTAACTGGGTAGGTTTAGATCCCAGGCTACTGGGGTTTTCACTTTGTACTTTGtgatggagaaagaaagggagggtgggCTGTGTCCCCAGAGCTGACCACGGTCGCCCTCAATGCCGTCTTAGTACATGAACGAGCGTGGCAAAAATCCTTCTCActcagagctggcactctaccacttgagcttccagctttttagtgattaattggagataagaatatcaggggctggggatatggcctagtggcaagagtgcttgccttgtatacacgaagccctgggttcggttccagcgccagaaggggcgctgtggctcaagtggcagagtgctagccttgagcagaaagaagccagggacagtgctcaggccctgagtccaaggcccaggactggccaaaagaaaaaaaaaaaaaaagaagaatctcagagactttcctggctgcccaggccggctttgaacctcagtcctcagatctcggcttcctgagtagccgggagAACGTGAGCTGCTGACACTCAGCACGGGGGAACTTGACTTTGGGACGCTTTGTTCCTTTTGCACATTGCTCCCTGATCTTTACAGAACTCTAACTCTGCTCAGTACCCAGCCCTGGACTGCAGGAAGGATGGGTAGTTTCCCTCCTAGATATACGTGCGGGGCAGGGCCTGCGCAGCCCGCATTTAAGACAAGGTCTCAGCGTTGGAGTCAAGCTGGCGGGAGAGGCAGGTGGGATCGGGAGAGGGGCCTTGGCTGGCATCCTTGGAAAGCCAGCGGGACGTTCAGGAGGTCACCATTCCGTGTCTGGCGAGTGTTCCTGGATGTCACCCAGCCTTTGTATGATGGGGACGTGTTCCCGGGCGCTGGGCCGGGAGTCGGTGTGGCGCGTTCCGGGTGAAGGCGGCGTGTGCGGGTTCACAGGGcgcgtccgcccccccccccccggctctcacgcccccccccccccgggggaacCGCTTTGTCCGAGGCCCACCCGCCCCCCGCGGATGAGCGGATGGGTGCGGATCAGCCCGGCGAGTCTGGCCTCGACAGAGACGAGCGGCCCCCGGGCTGCACCTTCGGGCGGGCGGACGGCGGTTTTCCTTCTAGAAGCTACGTTTGCGAAGGGGCCCGCTCGAACCCTCACCCAGACCCTTGCTCTGGACAAATATTTGTGGgtggggcgcggcgggcgggcgggcgggcgggcgccgtaTCGGGCGCGGCCGGGCTCCGCTCCTGTTTGCTCTCCGTGCGCGGGCGGAGCCATGTGGACTGGCCTCGCTCCCGTGACCCACTCCTCCCCGTGTACTTCCGGTCATCCCGAGCTAGCCCCGATGGTGGGATCCACGCACGTGCTACGGAAATCGCTTTCACACCGCATCGTTTGGGGAACAGTGAAGAAAATACAGAGGCTACAGCGCGTCGGGGACCCATACAGTTTTTCTCGGGCATTTCATTCTTGGGGCCAGGCCTCACCCCGCGGCGCAGGCTGCCTTCCTGCttcaggccggggtgggggggtggggagggcggagccGCTTCACCGGCTTTCGGGGTGTTGGCGTGCCGTGAACCCACAGGATGTGGAGGGGGCTGTCACTGGCTCCTTAGGCATCCTTTCTTCACTCGGCTGTCAGCCTGCTGGTGGGGGTGCCCTGTCCCCACTTGCGGGGGTTGTTGGGAACCATGGGCACGGTGCCagaagctccccccaccccagttcaGTCATTTCACACTAGCCCTGCCGAGGGGGAGGGTGTCCATCGCTGCCTGCAAATGCTGAGGCCCAGGCTGCGGAGGCTGAGCCCCAGGTCTCCTCTCAGGACCCCTCAGGCGCTGGCCCAGGCTGCGGGGTGCACCCCCGTAGGGCACCGAGGAGCTGGGTGGCAGAGGCGCTTCTCAGCCAACATGCTGGTTGCTAccatttcataaaagaaaaaatattttaatagcaaggccagtgggaaggaaagaatgCCAAGCTAATACTAGGATAAAGCTAGAATACCTAAGTTCTTTCTTGGAGTGATACGTATGTGCTTCGGTTCCCTCTCCTGACAAACGGGTCAGTCCTTGACTTACGGCGCTGTTAGGAGAGTTATCTGAGTCGTGTGCTTAGACAGTGCCTAGCGTAGACGTGTAATATAAGTGTTCATTGAATTTAAGAAGTTAAATCGTATTTAAGAAATGAgggaagctgggtgccggtggctcatgcctgtcatcctagctactcaggaggctgagttctgaggatcgtggttcaaagccagccctggcaggaaagtcggtgagactcttatctccaattaaccactagaagtggcgctgtggctccaagtggtagagccctagccttgaggcagaaagctcagagacggtgccgaggccccgagttcaagccccatgacccacaaaaaaggAAGACAATGGCGGAAAGCAAACCAGTGACTTGGGTCCCTCTGCTAGGGGAATCGACACCTTTGGGGGACACGGAAGAGACATTCTGGTGAGGAACGTGCCTCGCCGGTTCTCTCCGCCGCTGCGCTGTTTCGCGCGTgacgtgggcggggggggggggacccatgGGGTGGCCCTCTCCTCCGGCCTGAGGGTCTCCCTGTTTTCTCGCCCGCAGATCTTTGGGGGCCTGGTGTGGATCCTGATCGCCTCCTCCCTGGTGCCCATCCCCCTGGTCCAGGGCTGGGTGATGTTCGTGTCCGTGTTCTGCTTCGTGGCCACCACGTCCCTGCTGGTGCTGTACGTCATGGGCGCCCACGGCGGGGAGGCCTCCTGGGTCACCCTGGTGAGTCGGCTGTGGGgtgtctggggggaggggggcctcgaCCTCTCTGTCCCGGGGGGCCCAGCTTCTCCAGAGAGCGGGGGGGAGCGGCCTGCAGATGTCCTCCTGCGCACCCCAAGGCTCAGCAGCCCCGCCTCAGCTCAGACGTGCGCCCAGCAACCCGGGACTCGCCGTGAGAACGTGGTCAGGAGGCGCTGGCGGCTCTGTGTCCCCGGCTCCCCCGGTCCCCGCCGTGCCCCCGTCTCGGGGACGGAGCAGCCCCTTCTCGGCATCCTCCGCCCACGCGGGAGACGCCCCTGGCCACGTCCTCCAGGCTCCCGGcacgggggagggcgggagggggaagCGGCCTGAGCCTTGCCGGGTGGGGACCGCGGGGCCGGGTCGGgatctctcccccgccccccccccgcccgccatgACACCCCCTGCCCTTCCTGATCCGCAGGACGCGGCCTACCACTGTGTGGCTGCCATGTTTTACCTCAGCGCCTCCGTGCTGGAAGCCCTGGCCACCATCTCCATGCAGGAAGGCTTCACCTTCAAGCACTACCACGAGAACATCTCCGCCGTGGTGAGTGTCCGGCCGGCCCGGCCGCGCCCTTGCTTCTTCGTAGGCCTCACTAACGTCGGAAGGAAGTCACACGTTCCCTTCGATTCCGAAGCCGCAAAGCCCCCTGGGAGGAGACGTAGTGACCCCgagactccggaggctgagatctgaggactgcggctTCAAGACaggcgaggcaggaaagtccttgagactctgatctccagggaaccagcaaaaacccagaagtggaggtgtggctcaagtggtagagcgccaaccttgagagaaaaagctaagcgagACCCCCGGGGGcttaagtttaaaccccagcaccGGAACAGAGGAAGAGCGCCCGGGTCTGGCCAGCCAGGTCTTAGCCACAGGCACCGCGGCCCACGGGCGCCGCGATAGTGAAGGGCACCCACACGCCCGTCGGGGAAGGagtttctttttaatgaaatgaGTCAGAGCCTCCGTCATTTGCTTGAGATATTTTCCCCGAGGAGTGGGCATAGGCCCTTCGGAGAGCAGAGCAGTAACTCATGACACAAAATGCATTTCCAATACATTTTCCAATAGTAGTTGAGAACCACGggtttctactccattctaattttTTCCTCTGAGCTTTTTCAACAGGCAGTATAACATCCAGAGAAGGGAACCCAATAAACAGCTCCCAGAAACCCCCCTCTTGCCACTTTGTAATTTCTAATTATTTCTAGCATCCAGTTCGATTTTACCTGCCTTTGAACTTCATATAAATGGGACTGTCCAGGCTGCATTTTTTTCCATGGTTCGTTTCCTCTCATCAAAATGTGTTAGATTCATTCAAGTAGATTGCTTATCCTCATCGCTATATAGCAGTCCACTGTAGTGTGATAACATCTATTGCTCCATTGCACATTTGATCATGTTCCTATTTATCATCAGTGGAGTTGTCAGGTATGAGCATGCTCAGACAAAGTCAAGCGTGCCAGAATCAAGAACGTTCTCTAGAAAGCAGGTGAAATACACACGAGGTTCAGCGTAAAGCTACTGGGTTAGTATACTGGGGAGAGAAGTCATCAGTACTCTGAACTTAAGGCAGATCATGCCCAACCACAGTCTGTCCTTCAGACCCTAGAGGTGGTCATTCTAGAGAGTAGGAGGCCTTTCTCATAAACCCTCAACGTTTAGAAGCTCTCAGCATGCCCATGGCCCCCTCTCTGGTTTCTAACTAGAACAAGAAGCTCAGAAGTCTCAGTCTCAGAAGCTaagcttctctctctcctttgtgaGTGGCAGGGCTCCTTCTCCAGAGAGGTCCCCGGTGCTGGTAGAGGTTGCCGGAGGAGAGCTAGAGATTTCTGGAACAATCTGGAAGTTTCTAGATCTTAACCATGGTGGGCAATTAATGCATCATAGAGAATAGGGTTTCTGAAGGTCAAAACATGTCTGCGTAGGTCCTCATCTCTGAATGTAGCCTGGTGTGCCATTTCTCAAGCTCCTTTTCAAAATAAGTCTTTATCTTCTATACTTCTGCGACGTTCCTGCCAAAGGTtctccctgggcctcatgtaCCCCCAGATGGGCACAGGTGATTTCGGGGGTGCTGCTCACTCTTCCGTGACTGCTGTTTTTTAACAGGGCACTTGGGAGTTCCCAAACAGAGTTCTCTGGAACTCGTTATTCAGTAACCCGGTTACTCATCGCCTTGGGCCAATGAGGGCGGAGAGTTCGCCCAGGCGTAGGGACCGGGAGCGCGGACAGAGCAGTGGCATTTTCAGGAGTCACAGAAGCGTGTCCATCCTAAACGTGGTGTCTGGGATGGAAACTCTTGACCTCTGCCCAAGGTCACAAAACCCGATGCGGATGTTGAGTCTGGGAGCAGGTAAACCTTTAAAGAGATCTGCCGCCAAGAGCAGGATGACGGGAACACGCAAGCCCAATGAGCACAACAGGTGACTGGGGTCGCCTTCCAGGGCCTTCGTTCCCAGTGCTGACGTAGCTGGCCAGTCATCCCGAGGGGTTGCTGGGTGTCCCCGTGACCCCTCCACGTCCCGGGAGGCCTGACTCGTTCACTTACGCTCTCCACCCCTGGGAGACGAACAACCCTCGATGAAGCCAGGCGCTGGCTCGcacccatcatcccagctactggaggctgagggctgaggatcgcGTTaggaggccatcccaggcaggaacgGCTGctagacgctcatctccaatacaCTTTATTTAAAAAGCCTTACGTGGAGCCGTGGCTCCAGTGTGGTCTTGCTGGTTCTGAGGAGAGAAGTTCTCCATAGCCGTTGCTCGTGTGTCTCGGGAGGCCCTAGGGTTTGAACgtggtgcttgctaggcaggcacgtTGTCACTCAGCGTCCTGCCCCAGGCCTAATAGCGAAGGCTATtagtggggtggtggggtggttgGTAGTTCCTCCTCACACGAAGACCCCGTGAGCAGGAGTTCGCCCCACTTGGGATTCGGCACTGAGAAGACTCCGGGTGAACACGTGGCCCTCCCAGGGAAGGAGGTGTGGGGGGACGGGCAGAGGCAGCTTGTCCATCCCCGCCCTCGGCGCCCCGCGATGCGACGtggacagccccccccccgccgtgcgcGCCCACGAGTGGTTTCTCCTTTGCTTGCAGGTGTTCTCCTACGTCGCCACGCTGCTCTACGTGGTCCACGCAGTGTTCTCGCTCCTCAGATGGAAGGCTTCCTAAAGCAGCGGCCCACGGGCGAGAGACCCGGATGAGGTCAGCTCAGCTGCCGGCACCCGGTTCTGGAACGCAGACATGGTggtgaaaagagaaaacaaaccacacacacacacacacacacacacacacacacacacacacacggagcagcCCTCTATTTCTTGCAGGTGTCATGTTTACGCTCCTCTCTGCCTTCttccaggggtggggggctggcttTGGGTAGCTTCCAGCTTTCTAGGGTCACTTTCTGTCTGAGTGTGGGGCTCGTAAGGGAATCGGAGACCAAGACCTGAGGAGGGAAAGCTAACCACCCATCTGACCAGACCTTCAGCACCACCCACTGGAATTTTCCACACACTCCTTTGAGGACTTCAACTCCGGGCAGGTTTCTAAGTCTTCATGAATATTCTGTGTCAAAGAGACTAAACCCTCAACAGAAGCCTCCAGATGCCCAAAGTGGAAGAGTGTACCCTTTGAAATACTTGACTAAGGGTCTTTATGTCCACTGGTGTTATGGAGTTgatggcgggtgggggggggggtttaatTCTTCAGCATCGCGATCTTTCTGAGGAATCCCTTGACTTTACCTGAGTCTCAGCATCAGATGACAGCACAAAGGGTGTGCTGCATATGCCTGGCCATTGTCCTCTCAGGGCATTGTGCTGAGGACCCTACCCACCCAGTAACATCCATCCACCAGGATagcattcccccccacccccgaaaactagccaagagccaggtgccagtggctcccgcctgtcatcctagcttctcagagagctgagctctgaggatcgtgatttgaagccagcccgggcaggaaagtctatgggactctaatctccattATGCTACACTCGGGAAAGgacagcagtggcgctgtggctcaggcggtagagcactagccttgagcacagaggctcagggacagtgcctaggctctgagttcaagccccaggaccacaaagCAAAAACCTGGTGACGTGCCAGCCGGAGGCCACCGCTGTGCGCTGCCGGATGCGGTCACCTACATCCCGTGGGAATTGTTcccaggctcccctccccccaggcaaaCCTAAGTGCCGACGCCGCCTCTCACTCTTTATAAAGCTACTCTTAGATGTTCTGGATCCCGTGGTCTGTGTTCTGTTCCACTCACGGAGCCGCGTGGGCAGATGGCCTAGGCCCCTCcacgggagggaggggaaggagggaaggggagaagcagCGGCCGGCTCGCTTGGGACGTGCGATGGGCCATCTGGGAgaaggccctccctccctccgcgcgGGGAGAGGTTCTGAGCTAGGACCTGGAAGGCCCCGGTCCCCGTGACGCCATGGCCGGGCCCCCAGATGGAACCCAGAGCAGCCATGAGCTCTGGCTGAGCAGCTGCGTGCTCCGGTGGCCCCTCAAGGAAGTGGGGGGCTGACACCCCCCCTTCCCCGGAGCTTCTTGACTCTGACAAAGCTTCCGTATTTACACTGGGAAATAGTCTTGTCCTGGGGAGAGGAAGTGGCCTCTGGTGTCGCCCCAAGAACACGCGAACATTCCTTCCGGGCTGCCTCTCCACGCTCCTAACTGGAATCAAAATCACCACGCAGCTACGtggagcctggggtgggagggtcacggttcgaagccagccccgtcgcaaaacttcatgagactcccAGCTCCAGTGAGCCAGGaagaaagccagaggtagaggtgaggctcaagcggtagagcgccagccttgagcgcacacacacacacacacacacacacacacacacacacacacacacacaccaggtagCACTGACACCCAAATGCTCAAGAAAACCTCATCATCACCTGCAGCCATCTTGTTGTCCATCCTTGGGACTCGCGCCTCGGGCCAGACACAGACAGGCCATTGGTCTCCTCTGcgggctcccctcctc
This DNA window, taken from Perognathus longimembris pacificus isolate PPM17 unplaced genomic scaffold, ASM2315922v1 HiC_scaffold_5393, whole genome shotgun sequence, encodes the following:
- the LOC125345208 gene encoding myelin and lymphocyte protein-like, which codes for MAPAAASGGGALPSGFSVFAAFPDLLCVLEFIFGGLVWILIASSLVPIPLVQGWVMFVSVFCFVATTSLLVLYVMGAHGGEASWVTLDAAYHCVAAMFYLSASVLEALATISMQEGFTFKHYHENISAVVFSYVATLLYVVHAVFSLLRWKAS